AAGATGTGGAGGATGTTTATCAACAGTTTAAAAAGCAAAACCAAGTGAGACATACTCTTTCAGCGCAACATTTTATTCCACTCGTGTAGTTGCTATGGTTGGAATACTATTAATATGGATAAGATAAAAGATGCTGTATTCGAACTTGTTGACTGTTTACTTTTAACAAGTTAAAATGAAGTTAAAGAGTATTAATTTATCGAACTGAACGAACTGTGTaacctttattttattttttttgtagacaagaaagaagaacaataaaatgaaaaaccAGGTATATATTCCACCAGTCTTTCTTTTcatcatatattttttacagttttttaaaaagcaaaaccaACTTAGACATACTCTTTTCGCACAACATTTTATTCCACTTGTGTAGTTACACGTTAAAAATATATCGAGGAGGAAAGTGTCAGAAAAAAATAAGCATATTATAAGCCTACCCACAGAAAGACTTAGCATATGTTATGATTAGTTTTACGACTGTTGCCACAACAACAGCATTTCACACGTAAGATAAGCATAGTAGATTGGGATTATACAGCTACAAAAACCCTGATCGTTTGCGTGCGTTGTTATATCTAtctaatttttgtttgtatagGGTGTATCAGAGGATGAGCTTCTGCGGCAGCAGCAAGCTTTGTTTGCACAAGCTCGTGCAGAGCAAGCCCACGTGCGTATATTTTATATGcttttgttcatttattttgatatgtttataataaataaagtatGTCCTGCGAAAAGGTATAAGTACTAAAACTCAGACCTGTTGTCGGTCACGGTTTATTTATAGCTTCTCTGTTTTGGATTccaaattttttatcatttgttCAATCACGAATGCGTTAATCAAGTGGTTTTTCAACACAAAAATGAATCCGTGAAAGAAAAGTGCAGATACATTCAAGAATGGGAAGATTCgccaaatttttgtattttagaaacataaactttcgcgaataagCAGTAATATAAGATTTTGCGAAcataaattttcgcaaatcgACGCTCTTGAAAAAATTACCTATCGCGAAACACTGGTAGgaacataaactttcgcgaataagCAGTAATAAAAGATTTTACGAACACAAATTTTCGCAAATCGACGCTCTTGAAAAAATTACCTATCGCGAAACACTGGTAGGaatataaactttcgcgaataagCAGTAATATAAGATTTTGCGAAcataaattttcgcaaatcgACGCTCTTGAAAAAATTACCTATCGCGAAACACTGGTAGgaacataaactttcgcgaataagCAGTAATATAAGATTTTGCGAAcataaattttcgcaaatcgACGCTCTTGAAAAAATTACCTATCGCGAAACACTGGTTCtccttttttaagtattttatgGATTTAAGGAACAAGCTTATTTGAGGCACTTCTAAAGGAaggcgttatttaaaaaataatgcaaaaagtCGTCTAAACAATTTTCTTTATCGCATTAGTTGTTTTATTGTCGTTatttcactgttttttttttttctggcaTAGGAGGAATGGTTACATATGCAGCAACAAGGCTtgcttcaacaacaacaacaacccgGTACAACTGGTATGCAGCCGATAGCAACTGGTTTTGCTACACCTGACGTACATGCGTTAAATCAGCAAGCTCTGATGCAGCAACCGTCTATATCACAACCAATCGCTTCATCTCAAGTCTCGACGCAGGGAGCGTTACCGCCAATCGCACAGAGTAATATAATCAATTCAAAATCGTTTGAGGTTAAACCGCCACAACCAAACACTATGAACAATACGCCAGCTTGGGGCGTAAGTAACGCCGCAAATACAATTA
The genomic region above belongs to Hydractinia symbiolongicarpus strain clone_291-10 chromosome 4, HSymV2.1, whole genome shotgun sequence and contains:
- the LOC130640732 gene encoding protein Dr1-like: MADNAAPSQEDDLSLPRAAVNKMIKEMIPMIRVSNDARELVLNCCTEFIHLIASEANEICNKQTKKTISPEHVILALESLGFQEYIKDVEDVYQQFKKQNQTRKKNNKMKNQGVSEDELLRQQQALFAQARAEQAHEEWLHMQQQGLLQQQQQPGTTGMQPIATGFATPDVHALNQQALMQQPSISQPIASSQVSTQGALPPIAQSNIINSKSFEVKPPQPNTMNNTPAWGVSNAANTITHTNNIQQNTSGESGNT